In Mycoavidus cysteinexigens, a genomic segment contains:
- the glmM gene encoding phosphoglucosamine mutase produces MKRHYFGTDGIRGKVGELPITPDFVLRLGYVAGKVLAGADQRLAAGSRPTVLIGKDTRVSGYMLEAALEAGLSAAGVDVMLAGPMPTPGVAYLTRALRLAAGVVISASHNPYYDNGIKFFSADGNKLPDEIERAIEADLERDLVCAPSEKLGKARRLDDAAGRYIEFCKSTFPAQFDLRGMKLVVDCAHGAAYDIAPHVFHELGADVVALGTQPNGFNINQDCGATAPNALIEAVRANHADLGIALDGDADRLQVVDAAGRLYNGDELLYALVVDRIATDGKVAGVVGTQMTNLAVEIALQRLGVAFERAAVGDRYVLERLRERGWQLGAEGSGHILSLDRHTTGDGIVSGLLVLAALKRSGSSLATILREVQLFPQKLINIRLHPENNWQTNHEVKATIADAERALGDTGRVLIRASGTEPVLRVMVEAAAATAASHYAEAIAEKVRAA; encoded by the coding sequence ATGAAGCGCCATTATTTTGGTACCGATGGTATTCGCGGTAAAGTGGGTGAACTGCCGATTACCCCAGATTTTGTCTTACGCCTTGGTTATGTCGCAGGTAAAGTATTGGCCGGAGCCGACCAGCGGCTAGCGGCAGGTAGTCGGCCAACTGTCTTAATCGGAAAAGACACACGCGTATCCGGCTATATGCTTGAAGCTGCGTTAGAGGCAGGACTCTCTGCGGCGGGGGTCGATGTTATGTTAGCCGGCCCGATGCCCACGCCAGGCGTAGCCTATCTGACCCGCGCTTTACGCTTAGCGGCGGGCGTGGTGATTAGTGCTTCGCATAACCCTTATTACGATAATGGGATTAAGTTTTTTTCAGCCGACGGCAATAAATTGCCAGACGAAATCGAGCGCGCGATTGAAGCGGACCTTGAGCGAGATCTAGTCTGCGCCCCCTCGGAAAAACTGGGCAAGGCGCGCCGGCTAGATGATGCGGCCGGACGCTATATTGAGTTTTGCAAGAGCACTTTCCCGGCTCAATTTGATTTGCGTGGGATGAAATTGGTGGTCGATTGCGCGCATGGCGCGGCTTATGATATTGCGCCCCATGTATTTCATGAATTAGGAGCCGATGTGGTCGCGCTCGGTACTCAGCCTAACGGTTTCAATATTAATCAAGATTGCGGCGCAACTGCGCCCAATGCATTGATAGAAGCGGTACGAGCAAACCATGCAGACTTGGGGATTGCGTTGGATGGGGATGCCGATCGGCTGCAAGTTGTCGACGCTGCTGGGCGCTTATACAACGGCGATGAGTTGCTTTATGCGCTGGTCGTTGACCGTATTGCGACGGATGGCAAAGTGGCCGGCGTGGTAGGCACGCAAATGACCAATTTAGCGGTAGAAATTGCATTGCAGAGGTTAGGCGTTGCTTTTGAGCGCGCTGCCGTGGGTGACCGTTATGTGCTTGAGCGCTTACGGGAACGCGGTTGGCAGCTAGGTGCGGAAGGCTCCGGCCACATTTTATCGCTTGATCGGCATACGACTGGCGATGGCATTGTTTCTGGGTTGCTGGTGCTGGCCGCTTTAAAACGAAGTGGTAGCTCGCTTGCTACGATCTTGCGCGAAGTCCAACTTTTCCCACAAAAATTAATTAACATTCGATTACACCCAGAGAATAATTGGCAGACGAATCATGAGGTCAAGGCGACCATTGCTGATGCCGAGCGCGCACTGGGCGATACAGGCCGGGTCTTAATTAGGGCCTCTGGCACCGAACCCGTGTTACGTGTGATGGTTGAGGCGGCAGCAGCGACGGCTGCGTCGCATTACGCAGAAGCCATTGCTGAAAAAGTGCGTGCCGCTTAA
- the folP gene encoding dihydropteroate synthase has protein sequence MHPPGPSEFQCGRFRLALTRPLVMGILNITPDSFYDGARFLPHEAALARAHQMVDEGADLIDIGGESTRPGAQAVPLNQELGRVLPMIKALREIGIPLSIDTHKPEVMRAALAEGVDLINDIWGFRQPGALEQIKQSSCGLCVMHMSGDPQTMQKAPSYQDVASEVAAFLQARIVALEAAGIERTRMSVDPGFGFGKTLEHNYTLLARLAQLAPADVPLLIGVSRKSMLGAVTGRPANERAAASIAAAICAAERGARIIRVHDVALTVDALKVWHAVRTADTGQ, from the coding sequence ATGCATCCCCCTGGTCCGAGTGAATTCCAATGCGGGCGTTTTCGTCTTGCGCTAACTCGCCCGCTGGTGATGGGGATTCTTAATATCACCCCCGATTCATTTTATGACGGTGCGCGTTTTCTTCCGCATGAGGCTGCCTTGGCGCGTGCGCACCAAATGGTTGACGAGGGTGCGGATCTGATTGATATTGGGGGCGAATCGACGCGCCCAGGCGCGCAGGCCGTACCCCTTAACCAAGAGCTCGGTCGTGTGTTGCCCATGATCAAAGCGTTGCGTGAAATTGGCATACCGCTTTCTATCGATACCCATAAACCTGAGGTGATGCGCGCAGCTTTGGCTGAGGGCGTAGATTTAATCAACGATATTTGGGGTTTTCGGCAGCCGGGCGCGCTTGAGCAAATCAAGCAGAGTAGTTGTGGTCTATGCGTGATGCATATGAGTGGCGATCCACAGACAATGCAAAAAGCTCCTTCATATCAAGACGTGGCGAGCGAGGTCGCGGCTTTTTTGCAAGCGCGTATTGTCGCGCTGGAAGCCGCCGGGATCGAGCGCACGCGCATGAGCGTGGACCCTGGGTTTGGGTTTGGCAAAACGCTTGAGCATAATTACACTTTGCTGGCGCGCTTGGCGCAGCTAGCACCGGCTGACGTACCGTTACTCATTGGTGTATCGCGTAAATCGATGCTAGGCGCTGTCACTGGCCGGCCGGCTAACGAGCGGGCCGCGGCAAGTATTGCTGCCGCAATTTGCGCCGCTGAACGGGGTGCGCGCATCATTCGCGTGCACGATGTAGCGCTCACCGTCGATGCTTTAAAAGTGTGGCATGCGGTACGCACCGCTGACACGGGTCAATAA